One Methylosinus sp. LW4 genomic region harbors:
- a CDS encoding SAM-dependent methyltransferase encodes MTKAPARARNSHVWERDKFDHYVEPEWIGNALFGALDLPVGTVVLDPSCGWGRLLRGAQTAGLYALGSDIVPRWNDKEAVNFQTVRNDRGVLCLRPSLVQADWFASGDDWCPSTAPGWREPQVVASNPPYDRAEEFLELALTRATMMVVLILPLRWIAGDRRTARLETSPLYKLMPICPRPSMPPGSAIASGTRVEGGKVDFGVFVWLKGYRGAPQIEWLRKPAVARGRRVRSA; translated from the coding sequence ATGACCAAAGCACCCGCCCGCGCGCGCAACAGTCACGTCTGGGAGCGTGACAAATTCGACCATTACGTAGAGCCGGAATGGATCGGAAATGCTCTGTTTGGCGCGCTCGACCTCCCGGTCGGAACTGTCGTGCTCGATCCGTCTTGCGGGTGGGGGCGACTCCTGCGCGGAGCCCAAACGGCAGGGCTCTATGCGCTGGGGTCCGACATCGTGCCGCGTTGGAACGACAAGGAGGCCGTGAATTTCCAGACAGTGCGAAATGATCGCGGCGTCCTGTGCCTTCGCCCTTCGCTCGTCCAGGCAGATTGGTTTGCCAGCGGCGACGACTGGTGTCCGAGCACGGCGCCAGGCTGGAGAGAGCCGCAGGTCGTCGCATCGAATCCGCCATACGACCGCGCCGAGGAATTCCTCGAGTTGGCCCTGACGCGGGCGACGATGATGGTCGTGCTGATCCTGCCGTTGCGCTGGATCGCCGGAGATCGCCGTACAGCGCGACTCGAAACGTCCCCGCTCTACAAGCTCATGCCGATCTGCCCTCGTCCATCTATGCCGCCAGGGAGCGCCATCGCCTCCGGGACGAGGGTCGAGGGGGGAAAGGTCGATTTTGGCGTCTTCGTCTGGCTGAAGGGATATCGCGGCGCGCCGCAAATCGAATGGCTGCGGAAGCCGGCGGTGGCACGTGGTCGGCGGGTGCGTTCGGCATGA
- a CDS encoding transcriptional regulator, with translation MQIVDRVIEAYGGAAALARRLGISRNAISDWRSKQRVPVERVLEIERLTGIPRHEIRPDIYPIEPTSHAQPTEAA, from the coding sequence ATGCAGATTGTTGATCGCGTCATCGAGGCCTACGGCGGCGCCGCGGCGCTCGCCCGCCGTCTCGGCATCAGCCGCAATGCAATTTCAGACTGGCGCAGCAAGCAGCGCGTCCCCGTCGAGCGAGTTCTTGAGATCGAGCGATTGACGGGAATTCCGCGCCACGAAATCCGACCGGACATTTATCCAATCGAGCCGACGAGCCACGCCCAACCGACCGAGGCGGCATGA
- a CDS encoding DUF1376 domain-containing protein — protein sequence MVTTTPAPLVPPDVDLRDFAFMPLDVVRLRDSDISAKATAEEFRCAVLLWCASWHQVPAGSLPDDDAILSNLAGFGRAVGEWKKHRDGALWKWIKCSDGRLYHPVVAEKAVESWQAKKRQRDRTEAARAARLSQRPSSPVTIDVTEQTPRAAQSSQTPSEPVTNSVTERKARGERLSQTHADDVTAVVTSSKGQGQYKGQGEIDNLQAQRPVPRAPAESDRPAAERPPDPGAAPARAELDRVEDACRAALGVAQPQDLVIGPMVEIVRKFGQERVSLCLASEARRPREKPIRTWKIWARIVVESLGSGAFPAGPVERLIPLGFGGVEMPEANLAAAIERWRRAPVSWMRNVWGPPPDESGTIRKFAAERGIELTKIEDAA from the coding sequence ATGGTGACCACCACCCCTGCCCCTCTCGTGCCGCCGGACGTCGATCTACGCGACTTCGCCTTCATGCCGCTCGACGTTGTGCGCCTGCGCGACAGCGACATCTCGGCCAAAGCGACAGCCGAAGAGTTCCGCTGCGCAGTACTGCTCTGGTGCGCCTCCTGGCACCAGGTGCCCGCGGGGAGCCTACCGGACGATGATGCGATCTTGTCCAATCTCGCCGGCTTCGGGCGCGCGGTCGGCGAATGGAAGAAGCACCGCGACGGCGCGCTCTGGAAATGGATCAAGTGCAGCGATGGGCGGCTCTACCATCCCGTTGTCGCAGAGAAGGCGGTCGAGTCGTGGCAGGCGAAAAAGCGCCAACGTGACAGAACGGAAGCAGCGCGCGCCGCGAGATTGTCGCAGAGGCCATCCTCGCCAGTGACGATCGATGTAACTGAACAAACACCGCGCGCGGCGCAATCGTCACAGACGCCGAGCGAGCCAGTGACAAACTCTGTAACAGAGAGGAAAGCGCGCGGCGAGCGACTGTCACAGACCCACGCGGACGATGTGACAGCGGTTGTTACAAGCTCCAAGGGACAGGGACAGTACAAGGGACAGGGAGAAATAGATAATCTCCAAGCACAGCGCCCTGTCCCCCGCGCGCCCGCGGAATCGGATCGTCCTGCAGCCGAACGGCCGCCCGACCCCGGCGCTGCGCCCGCAAGAGCCGAACTCGATCGCGTCGAGGACGCCTGTCGCGCTGCGCTCGGCGTAGCGCAGCCGCAAGACCTCGTCATCGGTCCGATGGTCGAAATCGTTCGGAAATTCGGGCAAGAGCGCGTCTCGCTGTGCCTCGCCTCCGAAGCCCGGAGACCCCGCGAGAAACCGATTCGGACCTGGAAAATCTGGGCGCGGATCGTCGTGGAATCGCTCGGCTCCGGCGCTTTTCCAGCAGGACCGGTCGAGCGCCTGATCCCGCTCGGCTTCGGCGGCGTCGAAATGCCAGAGGCGAATCTCGCCGCCGCGATCGAACGCTGGCGCCGCGCCCCCGTCTCGTGGATGCGGAACGTCTGGGGTCCGCCGCCCGATGAGAGCGGGACCATTCGGAAATTCGCTGCGGAGCGAGGAATCGAGCTGACGAAAATCGAGGATGCGGCATGA
- a CDS encoding DNA cytosine methyltransferase, which produces MAAEAGGGTWSAGAFGMTRPLALDLFCCAGGAAMGLYRAGFDVIGVDIVPRPRYPFRFVQADALRPPFDLRSFDFIWASPPCQRYSLATLSRGRAEEHPDLVGPTRNMLEASGRLFCIENVPLAPLRRDLVLTGEMFGLSTYRKRAFEMNFFVLAPPPGAPFGPESRPGTFTIAGHTGHTSHKTRNKGVDRGTREDWQRAIGIDWMTVWEMAQAVPPAYSEFIGRRALAALRAEEAA; this is translated from the coding sequence ATGGCTGCGGAAGCCGGCGGTGGCACGTGGTCGGCGGGTGCGTTCGGCATGACAAGGCCACTCGCCCTCGATCTCTTCTGTTGCGCCGGAGGCGCCGCAATGGGCCTGTATCGCGCGGGCTTCGACGTGATCGGCGTCGATATCGTCCCCCGCCCGCGCTACCCATTTCGCTTCGTCCAGGCGGATGCGCTGCGGCCGCCATTCGATCTGCGGAGCTTCGATTTCATCTGGGCGAGTCCGCCATGCCAACGCTACTCGCTCGCGACGCTGAGCCGCGGGCGCGCCGAGGAGCATCCCGATCTGGTCGGGCCGACGCGGAACATGCTCGAGGCTTCGGGCCGGCTTTTCTGCATCGAGAATGTCCCCCTCGCGCCGCTGCGCCGCGATCTGGTGCTGACCGGCGAGATGTTCGGGTTGAGCACATATCGCAAGCGCGCGTTCGAGATGAATTTCTTCGTTCTGGCGCCGCCGCCGGGCGCGCCCTTCGGTCCGGAATCGCGGCCGGGAACCTTCACGATCGCCGGGCATACGGGCCACACGAGCCATAAGACCAGGAACAAGGGCGTCGATCGCGGCACTCGTGAGGACTGGCAACGGGCCATCGGCATCGACTGGATGACCGTCTGGGAGATGGCGCAGGCGGTGCCGCCCGCCTATTCCGAGTTCATCGGCCGCCGTGCGCTCGCCGCGCTGCGTGCGGAGGAGGCGGCATGA
- a CDS encoding phage regulatory CII family protein — protein MPKQRDYGTTKDIVTRLVDEAGGVKRAAFLLERAVSRVYELCDPACPDQMSYDFVRKLTEFCGSTAAAEDLAALAGGAFMPITIDDGDLSRIAADKAHEHGRVTTQLFVAMGDGKVTPDEARELLKQVDSELRALMTLRAKLVSLTKG, from the coding sequence ATGCCAAAGCAGCGCGACTACGGAACGACGAAGGACATCGTGACGCGACTGGTCGACGAAGCCGGCGGCGTGAAGCGCGCGGCCTTCCTGCTCGAGCGCGCGGTGTCGCGTGTCTACGAGCTGTGCGACCCGGCCTGCCCCGACCAGATGTCCTACGACTTCGTGCGCAAGCTCACCGAATTCTGTGGCTCGACCGCCGCGGCCGAAGACCTGGCGGCTCTCGCTGGCGGCGCCTTCATGCCGATCACGATCGACGACGGCGACCTCTCGCGCATCGCCGCCGACAAGGCCCACGAACACGGTCGCGTCACGACGCAGCTCTTCGTGGCGATGGGCGACGGCAAGGTCACGCCGGACGAAGCGCGCGAACTTTTGAAGCAGGTCGACAGCGAGTTGCGCGCGCTCATGACGTTGCGGGCGAAGCTCGTTTCTCTAACGAAGGGCTGA
- a CDS encoding LuxR C-terminal-related transcriptional regulator yields MIRVIPLAPNERRVLELRASGATYGDIASAEGLTINDVLAAIGIICMKLDVGSEQEAVRAFTGEDLETALRAEHECRFGAEQEAA; encoded by the coding sequence ATGATCCGTGTCATTCCTCTCGCGCCCAACGAACGCCGCGTGCTCGAACTGCGCGCCAGCGGCGCAACCTACGGCGATATCGCCAGCGCCGAGGGGCTCACCATCAACGATGTGCTCGCCGCGATCGGCATCATCTGCATGAAGCTCGACGTAGGGTCGGAACAAGAGGCCGTTCGCGCATTCACTGGCGAAGACCTCGAGACAGCCTTGCGCGCCGAGCACGAATGCCGGTTCGGCGCCGAGCAAGAGGCAGCCTGA
- a CDS encoding replicative DNA helicase has protein sequence MNAHAPALDAALPICLEAEQALLGALLLNEHALANVGFLEARHFGEELHARIYSSMLELAGAGRKVSLITVGAQLANLQLPEGAPPLRAYLATLAREATTIADAPGYAELIVDAWARRELIALARAASDSARFSGTGRLQATLDELDAQIITLRNAGQIGAEAERTTLGAGLADVIREAEDRAAGNARIIPSTGFVDLDRVIGGGYRAGRLYVVAGNPGAGKTIFLVASARRVARLRDDRPQFGVDIYSLEIDRRELAARMAANAMAAGVAPLAYSDILAGALDEQAVNRLRKVEERFNEFAVTIDATPGLTIEQIESRAKRTKQRLERAGKTLDVVFIDYLQIMGFGDRYRGRKVDEIGEVTKGAKAMAKRLEVAVVLLSQLSRENQKRDDKRPQLFDLRDSGSIEQDADVVIGLHRPSYYDQRDPKVLNGDAEACERAAARANDLEVILMKNRLGPTTTVHLYCDVARSFLDNGERKW, from the coding sequence ATGAACGCCCACGCGCCTGCCCTAGACGCCGCCCTCCCGATCTGCCTCGAGGCCGAGCAAGCTCTCCTCGGCGCACTGCTCCTCAACGAGCACGCGCTCGCCAATGTCGGCTTCCTGGAAGCTCGTCACTTCGGCGAGGAGCTTCACGCGCGAATCTACTCGAGCATGCTCGAGCTGGCGGGCGCCGGACGCAAGGTCTCGCTCATCACCGTCGGGGCGCAGCTGGCCAACCTGCAATTGCCCGAGGGCGCGCCGCCGCTGCGCGCCTATCTCGCGACCCTCGCCCGAGAGGCGACCACGATCGCGGACGCCCCCGGCTATGCCGAATTGATCGTAGACGCCTGGGCGCGGCGCGAGCTAATCGCGCTTGCCCGCGCAGCCTCCGACTCTGCTCGCTTTTCCGGGACCGGCCGCCTGCAGGCGACGCTCGACGAGCTGGACGCGCAGATTATCACCCTGCGCAATGCCGGGCAGATCGGCGCGGAAGCCGAACGCACAACCCTCGGCGCGGGCCTCGCGGACGTCATTCGAGAGGCGGAAGACCGCGCGGCCGGCAACGCCCGGATCATCCCCTCGACGGGCTTCGTCGACCTGGACCGAGTCATCGGCGGCGGCTATCGCGCGGGTCGCCTCTATGTCGTCGCCGGCAACCCAGGCGCAGGCAAGACCATTTTCCTCGTCGCCAGCGCGCGGCGCGTGGCCCGGTTGCGGGACGATCGTCCACAATTCGGGGTCGACATCTATTCGCTCGAGATCGATCGCCGCGAGCTCGCTGCCCGCATGGCGGCCAACGCGATGGCCGCAGGCGTGGCGCCGCTCGCCTACAGCGACATTCTCGCCGGCGCGCTCGACGAGCAAGCGGTCAACCGGCTGCGCAAGGTTGAGGAGCGATTCAACGAATTCGCGGTAACGATCGACGCAACGCCCGGCCTCACGATCGAGCAGATCGAATCCCGCGCCAAACGCACGAAGCAGCGCCTCGAGCGCGCCGGCAAGACGCTCGACGTCGTGTTCATCGACTATCTGCAGATCATGGGCTTCGGCGATCGATATCGCGGCAGGAAGGTCGACGAGATCGGCGAAGTGACGAAGGGCGCGAAGGCGATGGCGAAACGCCTAGAGGTCGCCGTCGTGCTTCTCTCCCAGCTCAGCCGCGAGAACCAGAAGCGCGACGACAAGCGGCCACAGCTGTTCGACCTGCGCGACTCGGGTTCGATCGAACAGGACGCCGACGTCGTGATCGGCCTGCACCGCCCCTCCTACTATGACCAGCGCGATCCGAAGGTGCTCAACGGCGACGCAGAGGCGTGCGAGCGCGCGGCGGCCCGGGCGAACGACCTCGAGGTGATCCTCATGAAAAACCGGCTCGGGCCGACGACGACAGTCCATCTCTATTGCGACGTCGCGCGGTCGTTCCTCGACAATGGAGAGCGGAAATGGTGA